A single genomic interval of Prunus dulcis chromosome 5, ALMONDv2, whole genome shotgun sequence harbors:
- the LOC117627970 gene encoding glutamate receptor 3.3 isoform X1, with product MMLCWSFKMNLFWFFLLLFLYLGVFSFGSSNNVSSRPAVVNIGAIFTFDSTIGKVAKLAIQEAVKDVNSNFSVLHGTKLFVKMRNSNCSGFDGMVQALQFMETDIVAIIGPQSSVVAHIISHVANELQVPLLSFAATDPTLSSLQFPFFVRTTRSDLYQMSAVAQIVDHYGWKEVIAIFIDDDYGRNGMSALDDKLAERRCRISYKLGIPPGPGATRGDIMDLLVNVAQLESRVIVLHVNPDSGLMILSVAHYLQMMGDGFVWIATDWLSSLLDSALPLPSETMDTLQGVLVLRQHTPDSDRKRTFFSKWNKLTGGSLGLHSYGLYAYDSVWLVAHALDAFFNQGGIISFSNDSRIKSVEKGGSLHLEAMSIFDDGPLLLKNVLQSTFLGLTGPIKFDSERSLVLPAYDIINVLGTGFRRIGYWCNYSGLSTVPPEMLYSKPPNRSSANQQLYSVIWPGETLSKPRGWVFPNNGKQLRIGVPIRVSYREFVSQVQGTDNMFKGFCIDVFIAAVNLLPYAVPYRFIPFGDGQKNPSYNELVYSVATGVFDAAVGDIAIVTNRTKVVDFSQPYAASGLVVVAPFKKLNSSAWAFLRPFTARMWVVTAASFLVIGIVVWILEHRINDEFRGPPKKQLITILWFSISTLFFAHRENTVSTLGRLVLIIWLFVVLIINSSYTASLTSILTVQHLSSPIKGIESLKNSDEPIGYQVGSFAEHYLSEELGISKSRLIPLGSPQAYAQALQLGPKKAGGVAAVVDERLYVEVFLSSQCKFRVIGQEFTKSGWGFAFPRDSPLAVDMSTALLQLSENGDLQRIYDKWLRQSSCTLESTELESDRLHLKSFWGLFLICGIACFIALFIYFLQILNKLRRADPTPCVSTSPGNSRSRQLRRFLSLIDEKKDPSNSGSKRKKIVRSFSDNDKDDKLGRNPEKKQTEMTNRSEINSNN from the exons ATGATGTTGTGTTGGTCGTTCAAGatgaatttgttttggttttttctattGCTGTTTCTGTATCTTGGGGTGTTCTCATTTGGGTCCAGCAACAATGTTTCTTCGAGACCTGCGGTTGTTAATATTGGAGCTATTTTCACCTTTGATTCTACTATTGGTAAAGTTGCCAAGCTTGCTATTCAGGAAGCAGTGAAAGATGTCAACTCCAATTTCAGCGTTCTCCATGGGACCAAACTCTTTGTAAAAATGCGGAATTCCAATTGCAGTGGATTTGATGGAATGGTTCAAG CTTTGCAATTCATGGAGACTGATATTGTCGCCATTATAGGCCCACAATCTTCTGTAGTTGCCCATATCATATCCCATGTTGCAAATGAACTCCAAGTTCCTCTATTGTCATTTGCAGCCACAGACCCAACTCTCTCATCCCTTCAGTTCCCTTTTTTTGTTAGGACAACACGTAGTGATTTGTATCAAATGAGTGCAGTGGCGCAAATTGTTGATCATTATGGTTGGAAGGAGGTTATTGCCATTTTTATAGATGATGATTATGGACGTAATGGCATGTCAGCTTTAGATGATAAACTTGCAGAGAGGCGCTGTAGAATTTCCTACAAGTTGGGAATTCCCCCAGGACCTGGAGCTACCCGGGGCGACATCATGGATCTTCTTGTTAATGTCGCACAATTGGAATCTCGTGTTATAGTTCTTCATGTGAATCCTGATTCAGGTCTCATGATTCTCTCTGTGGCACATTATCTTCAAATGATGGGTGATGGATTTGTATGGATAGCTACAGATTGGCTGTCATCTCTTTTAGATTCTGCTTTGCCTCTTCCTTCTGAGACCATGGATACATTGCAAGGAGTTCTTGTTTTGCGCCAACACACCCCAGATTCAGATAGAAAGAGGACCTTTTTCTCCAAGTGGAACAAGCTGACTGGTGGTTCTTTGGGACTGCATTCTTATGGGCTTTATGCTTATGATTCTGTTTGGCTGGTTGCTCATGCTCTTGATGCATTTTTTAACCAGGGTGGTATCATTTCATTCTCTAATGATTCTAGGATAAAGTCTGTAGAAAAAGGTGGTAGTCTTCACCTTGAAGCAATGAGCATTTTTGATGATGGACCGCTCCTGTTGAAAAACGTATTGCAAAGTACTTTTCTTGGTTTGACAGGTCCTATTAAGTTTGATTCAGAGAGGTCTCTTGTTCTTCCAGCATATGATATTATTAATGTACTTGGTACTGGGTTTCGACGAATTGGTTACTGGTGTAACTATTCTGGTTTATCAACTGTTCCCCCTGAGATGCTCTATTCAAAGCCACCTAATCGTTCCAGTGCAAACCAACAATTATACAGCGTTATCTGGCCAGGGGAGACATTGTCAAAGCCCCGTGGTTGGGTTTTCCCAAACAATGGGAAGCAACTAAGAATTGGTGTGCCTATTCGTGTCAGTTACCGGGAATTTGTATCACAGGTTCAGGGAACTGATAATATGTTCAAGGGTTTCTGCATAGATGTATTCATTGCTGCTGTAAACTTGTTACCATATGCTGTTCCATACCGATTTATCCCTTTTGGAGATGGTCAGAAAAACCCAAGCTACAACGAGCTTGTGTATTCTGTCGCAACGGGC GTCTTTGATGCTGCTGTTGGTGACATTGCCATTGTTACAAATCGAACGAAGGTTGTGGATTTTTCACAGCCATATGCTGCCTCTGGACTTGTTGTAGTGGCtccatttaaaaaattgaactctAGTGCTTGGGCTTTCCTTCGGCCATTTACTGCACGTATGTGGGTTGTCACTGCTGCTTCCTTTCTTGTTATTGGTATAGTTGTGTGGATTTTGGAGCATAGGATAAATGATGAATTCAGGGGTCCACCTAAAAAGCAACTCATAACCATCTTGTG GTTTAGCATCTCAACTCTGTTCTTTGCCCATA GAGAGAACACTGTGAGCACCCTTGGTCGTCTAGTTCTCATCATATGGCTCTTTGTGGTTTTGATAATCAACTCAAGTTACACTGCCAGTCTGACATCAATTCTTACAGTGCAGCACCTATCTTCTCCAATTAAAGGAATTGAAAGCTTGAAAAATAGTGATGAGCCAATTGGGTATCAAGTGGGTTCCTTTGCTGAACATTATTTGAGTGAGGAACTTGGCATATCCAAATCCAGGCTTATTCCCCTTGGGTCTCCTCAAGCATATGCGCAGGCGCTCCAGCTTGGTCCTAAAAAGGCCGGAGGTGTTGCTGCTGTGGTTGATGAGCGTCTTTATGTTGAAGTCTTCCTCTCATCGCAGTGCAAATTTAGGGTTATAGGTCAAGAGTTCACCAAAAGCGGTTGGGGTTTT GCATTTCCACGCGACTCTCCTTTAGCTGTTGACATGTCAACTGCACTTCTACAACTATCAGAGAATGGTGATCTGCAGCGGATCTACGATAAGTGGCTGAGGCAAAGCTCTTGCACTTTAGAGAGCACTGAACTTGAGTCAGACCGGCTTCACCTTAAAAGTTTTTGGGGCCtctttctcatatgtggaatAGCTTGCTTCATTGCTctcttcatatattttttgcaAATTCTGAACAAGTTACGCCGTGCTGACCCAACACCATGTGTTTCAACTAGTCCAGGTAACTCACGATCTAGGCAACTCCGGAGATTTTTATCATTAATTGATGAGAAGAAAGACCCCTCCAATAGTGGaagtaaaagaaagaaaatagttAGATCGTTTTCCGACAATGATAAGGATGACAAGTTGGGGCGGAATCccgaaaagaaacaaacagaaaTGACTAATAGGAGCGAAATTAACTCCAACAATTAA
- the LOC117627970 gene encoding glutamate receptor 3.3 isoform X2 yields MMLCWSFKMNLFWFFLLLFLYLGVFSFGSSNNVSSRPAVVNIGAIFTFDSTIGKVAKLAIQEAVKDVNSNFSVLHGTKLFVKMRNSNCSGFDGMVQALQFMETDIVAIIGPQSSVVAHIISHVANELQVPLLSFAATDPTLSSLQFPFFVRTTRSDLYQMSAVAQIVDHYGWKEVIAIFIDDDYGRNGMSALDDKLAERRCRISYKLGIPPGPGATRGDIMDLLVNVAQLESRVIVLHVNPDSGLMILSVAHYLQMMGDGFVWIATDWLSSLLDSALPLPSETMDTLQGVLVLRQHTPDSDRKRTFFSKWNKLTGGSLGLHSYGLYAYDSVWLVAHALDAFFNQGGIISFSNDSRIKSVEKGGSLHLEAMSIFDDGPLLLKNVLQSTFLGLTGPIKFDSERSLVLPAYDIINVLGTGFRRIGYWCNYSGLSTVPPEMLYSKPPNRSSANQQLYSVIWPGETLSKPRGWVFPNNGKQLRIGVPIRVSYREFVSQVQGTDNMFKGFCIDVFIAAVNLLPYAVPYRFIPFGDGQKNPSYNELVYSVATGVFDAAVGDIAIVTNRTKVVDFSQPYAASGLVVVAPFKKLNSSAWAFLRPFTARMWVVTAASFLVIGIVVWILEHRINDEFRGPPKKQLITILWFSISTLFFAHMQHLSSPIKGIESLKNSDEPIGYQVGSFAEHYLSEELGISKSRLIPLGSPQAYAQALQLGPKKAGGVAAVVDERLYVEVFLSSQCKFRVIGQEFTKSGWGFAFPRDSPLAVDMSTALLQLSENGDLQRIYDKWLRQSSCTLESTELESDRLHLKSFWGLFLICGIACFIALFIYFLQILNKLRRADPTPCVSTSPGNSRSRQLRRFLSLIDEKKDPSNSGSKRKKIVRSFSDNDKDDKLGRNPEKKQTEMTNRSEINSNN; encoded by the exons ATGATGTTGTGTTGGTCGTTCAAGatgaatttgttttggttttttctattGCTGTTTCTGTATCTTGGGGTGTTCTCATTTGGGTCCAGCAACAATGTTTCTTCGAGACCTGCGGTTGTTAATATTGGAGCTATTTTCACCTTTGATTCTACTATTGGTAAAGTTGCCAAGCTTGCTATTCAGGAAGCAGTGAAAGATGTCAACTCCAATTTCAGCGTTCTCCATGGGACCAAACTCTTTGTAAAAATGCGGAATTCCAATTGCAGTGGATTTGATGGAATGGTTCAAG CTTTGCAATTCATGGAGACTGATATTGTCGCCATTATAGGCCCACAATCTTCTGTAGTTGCCCATATCATATCCCATGTTGCAAATGAACTCCAAGTTCCTCTATTGTCATTTGCAGCCACAGACCCAACTCTCTCATCCCTTCAGTTCCCTTTTTTTGTTAGGACAACACGTAGTGATTTGTATCAAATGAGTGCAGTGGCGCAAATTGTTGATCATTATGGTTGGAAGGAGGTTATTGCCATTTTTATAGATGATGATTATGGACGTAATGGCATGTCAGCTTTAGATGATAAACTTGCAGAGAGGCGCTGTAGAATTTCCTACAAGTTGGGAATTCCCCCAGGACCTGGAGCTACCCGGGGCGACATCATGGATCTTCTTGTTAATGTCGCACAATTGGAATCTCGTGTTATAGTTCTTCATGTGAATCCTGATTCAGGTCTCATGATTCTCTCTGTGGCACATTATCTTCAAATGATGGGTGATGGATTTGTATGGATAGCTACAGATTGGCTGTCATCTCTTTTAGATTCTGCTTTGCCTCTTCCTTCTGAGACCATGGATACATTGCAAGGAGTTCTTGTTTTGCGCCAACACACCCCAGATTCAGATAGAAAGAGGACCTTTTTCTCCAAGTGGAACAAGCTGACTGGTGGTTCTTTGGGACTGCATTCTTATGGGCTTTATGCTTATGATTCTGTTTGGCTGGTTGCTCATGCTCTTGATGCATTTTTTAACCAGGGTGGTATCATTTCATTCTCTAATGATTCTAGGATAAAGTCTGTAGAAAAAGGTGGTAGTCTTCACCTTGAAGCAATGAGCATTTTTGATGATGGACCGCTCCTGTTGAAAAACGTATTGCAAAGTACTTTTCTTGGTTTGACAGGTCCTATTAAGTTTGATTCAGAGAGGTCTCTTGTTCTTCCAGCATATGATATTATTAATGTACTTGGTACTGGGTTTCGACGAATTGGTTACTGGTGTAACTATTCTGGTTTATCAACTGTTCCCCCTGAGATGCTCTATTCAAAGCCACCTAATCGTTCCAGTGCAAACCAACAATTATACAGCGTTATCTGGCCAGGGGAGACATTGTCAAAGCCCCGTGGTTGGGTTTTCCCAAACAATGGGAAGCAACTAAGAATTGGTGTGCCTATTCGTGTCAGTTACCGGGAATTTGTATCACAGGTTCAGGGAACTGATAATATGTTCAAGGGTTTCTGCATAGATGTATTCATTGCTGCTGTAAACTTGTTACCATATGCTGTTCCATACCGATTTATCCCTTTTGGAGATGGTCAGAAAAACCCAAGCTACAACGAGCTTGTGTATTCTGTCGCAACGGGC GTCTTTGATGCTGCTGTTGGTGACATTGCCATTGTTACAAATCGAACGAAGGTTGTGGATTTTTCACAGCCATATGCTGCCTCTGGACTTGTTGTAGTGGCtccatttaaaaaattgaactctAGTGCTTGGGCTTTCCTTCGGCCATTTACTGCACGTATGTGGGTTGTCACTGCTGCTTCCTTTCTTGTTATTGGTATAGTTGTGTGGATTTTGGAGCATAGGATAAATGATGAATTCAGGGGTCCACCTAAAAAGCAACTCATAACCATCTTGTG GTTTAGCATCTCAACTCTGTTCTTTGCCCATA TGCAGCACCTATCTTCTCCAATTAAAGGAATTGAAAGCTTGAAAAATAGTGATGAGCCAATTGGGTATCAAGTGGGTTCCTTTGCTGAACATTATTTGAGTGAGGAACTTGGCATATCCAAATCCAGGCTTATTCCCCTTGGGTCTCCTCAAGCATATGCGCAGGCGCTCCAGCTTGGTCCTAAAAAGGCCGGAGGTGTTGCTGCTGTGGTTGATGAGCGTCTTTATGTTGAAGTCTTCCTCTCATCGCAGTGCAAATTTAGGGTTATAGGTCAAGAGTTCACCAAAAGCGGTTGGGGTTTT GCATTTCCACGCGACTCTCCTTTAGCTGTTGACATGTCAACTGCACTTCTACAACTATCAGAGAATGGTGATCTGCAGCGGATCTACGATAAGTGGCTGAGGCAAAGCTCTTGCACTTTAGAGAGCACTGAACTTGAGTCAGACCGGCTTCACCTTAAAAGTTTTTGGGGCCtctttctcatatgtggaatAGCTTGCTTCATTGCTctcttcatatattttttgcaAATTCTGAACAAGTTACGCCGTGCTGACCCAACACCATGTGTTTCAACTAGTCCAGGTAACTCACGATCTAGGCAACTCCGGAGATTTTTATCATTAATTGATGAGAAGAAAGACCCCTCCAATAGTGGaagtaaaagaaagaaaatagttAGATCGTTTTCCGACAATGATAAGGATGACAAGTTGGGGCGGAATCccgaaaagaaacaaacagaaaTGACTAATAGGAGCGAAATTAACTCCAACAATTAA